In candidate division KSB1 bacterium, one DNA window encodes the following:
- a CDS encoding RidA family protein has protein sequence MSSEITKTEKAPKPVGAYPHARKVGNLLFLSGVGPREASTDKIPGVKLDENGNVTSYDIEAQCHSVFKNIKIILEEAGSSWDKLVDVTVFLTNMKDDFKTYNRIYAEYFKENQPCRTTIEINCLPTPIAIELKCIATI, from the coding sequence ATGAGCAGCGAAATAACCAAGACTGAAAAAGCTCCAAAACCTGTCGGCGCTTATCCGCACGCACGCAAAGTGGGCAATCTGCTCTTTCTTTCCGGCGTCGGACCCAGAGAGGCCAGCACTGATAAAATTCCCGGCGTCAAATTGGATGAAAATGGCAACGTGACTTCCTATGATATCGAAGCACAGTGCCATTCGGTTTTTAAGAATATCAAAATTATTTTGGAGGAAGCCGGCTCGAGTTGGGATAAGCTGGTGGATGTGACGGTTTTCTTAACCAACATGAAAGATGATTTCAAAACCTATAATCGCATTTATGCCGAGTATTTTAAAGAGAATCAGCCATGCCGGACCACGATTGAGATCAATTGTTTGCCGACACCGATTGCGATTGAGTTAAAGTGTATAGCCACTATATGA
- a CDS encoding aldehyde dehydrogenase family protein translates to GKNPNIIFADCNYDDMLETTLQSSFANQGQICLCGSRIFIERPLYDKFKNDFVERSKELKVGDPLSEDSNLGAVVSQPHLEKILSYIELAQQENGTILCGGNRVKVTGRCENGWFVEPTVIENLPYDCRTNQEEIFGPVVTLMPFDSEEEVLVQANSTQYGLAATIWTQNLTRAHRVANLLQCGIIWINCWMLRDLRTPFGGMKNSGLGREGGVEALRFFTEPKNVCVKL, encoded by the coding sequence GAGGTAAAAACCCAAACATTATTTTTGCGGATTGCAATTATGACGATATGCTGGAGACAACCCTGCAATCGTCGTTTGCGAATCAGGGTCAGATTTGCTTGTGCGGTTCGCGCATTTTTATTGAACGACCCCTTTATGATAAATTCAAAAATGACTTCGTTGAGCGTTCCAAAGAACTAAAAGTCGGTGATCCGCTTTCTGAAGACAGCAACCTGGGAGCGGTCGTTTCTCAGCCGCACCTGGAAAAAATCTTGAGTTACATCGAGCTTGCGCAACAAGAAAATGGTACGATTCTGTGCGGTGGCAATCGTGTAAAGGTAACTGGCAGGTGTGAAAATGGTTGGTTTGTCGAGCCGACGGTGATTGAAAATTTGCCGTATGATTGCCGAACAAATCAAGAGGAAATTTTCGGTCCGGTGGTGACGCTCATGCCGTTCGATTCTGAAGAGGAGGTTTTGGTGCAGGCCAACAGCACGCAATACGGTCTGGCCGCAACCATTTGGACGCAAAATTTAACCCGGGCACATCGAGTTGCGAACTTGCTGCAGTGCGGGATCATCTGGATCAATTGCTGGATGCTGCGCGACTTGCGCACCCCGTTTGGAGGTATGAAAAACTCGGGCCTTGGCAGAGAAGGCGGCGTGGAAGCGCTGCGGTTTTTTACTGAGCCGAAAAATGTTTGTGTGAAGTTATGA